Proteins encoded in a region of the Armatimonadota bacterium genome:
- a CDS encoding S1 RNA-binding domain-containing protein has product MTTTATAEEGSVTSTPVVEESGTDSGVATSPEARTEVPTDADAPAATAPHDGTEPAAPVTDAPQAEAAEPAPTASAPEPASGGQSDAELFEAALASLESDDPKRETSSGISRGDRVEAKVIQVEKDKVFVDLGTKAEAVLPLSELTDARSETAIGLVQPGDTFEVIVLKTASAEGAAIVSKRKADFDQTWQRVLDAFDEGKVFEAQVLDRVKGGLVVDIGVRGFVPATHVGNGKLRNIEKYVGQTLNVKIIEVDRERKKVVLSNKAAEGERKEEVKKEIFENVKTGDVLPGVVRRLTDYGAFVDLGGIDGLLHISEMSWYRIDHPREVLKEGDEINVQVLRLDSNSGRVSLGLRQVLPDPWNIIKQTYQQGQKIKCTVGRIVQSGAFVRLPEGAEAFLPLSECSNKRVKKANEVLEEGQEIEPTIIDLRPDDRRMVLSLRDGAQPGADYSYDRGGKRRPGGMGGKRPMRQDTAFDAPAATMRAPSGGATIGERLGMLKGMLRPEPEEPVADASASEDKSGE; this is encoded by the coding sequence ATGACGACCACCGCCACCGCAGAAGAAGGCTCGGTCACGAGCACTCCCGTGGTGGAGGAGTCCGGAACGGACAGTGGCGTCGCGACCAGTCCCGAAGCACGGACGGAAGTTCCGACCGATGCCGACGCCCCGGCCGCGACCGCCCCTCACGACGGAACGGAACCGGCCGCGCCGGTGACCGACGCCCCTCAGGCGGAGGCCGCAGAGCCCGCGCCGACCGCGTCCGCGCCCGAGCCTGCCTCTGGCGGACAGAGCGACGCCGAACTCTTCGAAGCCGCGCTCGCCAGCCTGGAGAGCGACGACCCGAAGCGCGAGACCTCGTCCGGTATCAGCCGGGGCGACAGGGTCGAAGCCAAAGTCATCCAGGTCGAGAAGGACAAAGTCTTCGTCGACCTAGGGACGAAGGCCGAAGCCGTCTTGCCGCTGAGCGAACTGACCGACGCCCGCAGCGAGACCGCGATCGGGCTCGTGCAGCCTGGCGACACGTTCGAAGTCATCGTCCTCAAGACCGCGAGCGCCGAAGGTGCCGCGATCGTCTCGAAGAGGAAGGCCGACTTCGATCAGACGTGGCAAAGGGTGCTCGACGCTTTCGATGAAGGGAAGGTCTTCGAGGCACAGGTCTTGGACCGCGTCAAAGGCGGCCTTGTGGTCGACATCGGCGTCCGTGGCTTCGTGCCTGCGACGCACGTCGGCAACGGCAAGCTCCGCAACATCGAAAAGTACGTCGGACAGACGCTCAACGTCAAGATCATCGAGGTCGACCGCGAGCGCAAGAAAGTCGTGCTCTCGAACAAGGCGGCCGAAGGCGAGCGGAAAGAAGAAGTCAAGAAGGAGATCTTCGAGAACGTTAAGACGGGTGACGTCCTTCCGGGCGTCGTTCGGAGGTTGACCGATTACGGCGCCTTCGTCGACTTGGGCGGGATCGACGGGCTGCTCCATATCAGCGAGATGAGCTGGTACCGGATCGACCACCCGCGCGAAGTCCTCAAAGAAGGCGACGAGATCAACGTCCAAGTCCTGCGGCTCGATTCGAACAGCGGCCGTGTCAGCCTTGGCCTGCGCCAGGTCCTGCCTGATCCTTGGAACATCATCAAGCAGACCTATCAGCAGGGCCAGAAGATCAAGTGCACGGTCGGCCGCATCGTCCAGAGCGGCGCGTTCGTCCGGTTGCCTGAAGGCGCGGAAGCGTTCTTGCCGCTGAGCGAGTGCTCGAACAAGCGCGTCAAGAAGGCGAACGAAGTTCTCGAAGAGGGCCAAGAGATCGAACCGACGATCATCGACCTTCGCCCCGACGACCGCCGCATGGTCTTGAGCCTTCGTGACGGTGCGCAGCCAGGAGCCGACTACAGTTACGACCGTGGCGGCAAACGTCGGCCGGGCGGCATGGGCGGCAAGAGGCCGATGCGCCAGGACACGGCTTTCGACGCCCCTGCGGCCACGATGCGCGCCCCTTCCGGCGGCGCGACGATCGGCGAACGTCTGGGAATGCTCAAAGGCATGCTCCGTCCGGAGCCGGAAGAGCCGGTGGCCGATGCCTCGGCCTCCGAAGACAAGTCGGGCGAGTAA
- the nadB gene encoding L-aspartate oxidase gives MTSESFDYLVIGSGLAGLTFALSAAEHGSVCVLTKAQITESNTNYAQGGIAAAVGEADDWQLHEQDTLTAGAGLCDPEAVRHLVRQAPAAIEWLKGLGARFDLELGREGGHSRSRIVHHADKTGWEVERVVSDAVRRNRAITVYENTFVTSLVKGDGRIVGAVANVSDRGFKQFSGRGTLLATGGVGMLYSRTTNPKVATADGIALAEEAGAEIVDMEFMQFHPTVLYHNQLKSFLVSEAVRGAGGTLRNHHGRRFMYDYDARLELAPRDVVARAIEREIQRLQTWCVYLDTTHLTPERLEEEFPTIWNRLRQIGLEMEKDWMPVTPGQHYSCGGVKTDLSGRTTVPGLWAAGEVARTGVHGANRLASNSLLEAIVFATAAASDVRSAPPAGTGQPVAAPSSVPESEAVRIRHGVQRTMTDCAGVFRTDAGLTTAAERIRSLRNDYDRQPEATFSTYSLETRNLLITARLTVDSAIARKENVGLHYNADQAKAEEKAPCRSNPEAVAPTSAV, from the coding sequence GTGACGTCCGAATCGTTCGACTATCTGGTGATCGGGAGCGGGCTAGCGGGTCTGACGTTCGCCTTGTCTGCGGCCGAGCACGGTAGCGTGTGCGTCCTGACCAAGGCCCAGATCACCGAATCGAACACGAACTATGCCCAGGGAGGGATCGCCGCCGCTGTCGGCGAAGCCGACGACTGGCAGTTGCACGAGCAGGACACCCTGACGGCGGGAGCAGGACTCTGCGATCCAGAAGCCGTCCGGCACCTCGTGCGACAAGCCCCAGCCGCGATCGAGTGGCTCAAGGGATTGGGCGCCCGGTTCGATCTGGAACTCGGACGGGAGGGCGGGCACAGCCGGAGCCGTATCGTCCATCACGCCGATAAGACCGGGTGGGAAGTCGAAAGGGTCGTCAGCGACGCAGTCCGGCGCAACCGGGCCATCACGGTCTATGAGAACACGTTCGTGACGTCGCTGGTCAAGGGGGACGGGCGGATCGTCGGAGCGGTCGCAAACGTCTCTGACCGCGGTTTCAAGCAATTTTCGGGCCGAGGCACGCTCCTGGCTACCGGCGGTGTCGGGATGCTCTACTCCCGGACGACGAATCCGAAGGTCGCGACCGCGGACGGCATCGCACTCGCCGAGGAGGCCGGGGCCGAGATCGTGGACATGGAATTCATGCAGTTCCATCCGACCGTCCTCTATCACAACCAGCTCAAGTCGTTCCTGGTTTCCGAAGCGGTCCGAGGAGCCGGCGGGACGCTCCGCAACCACCATGGGCGGAGGTTCATGTACGACTACGACGCCCGCCTTGAGCTCGCGCCCCGCGACGTGGTCGCGCGCGCTATCGAGCGTGAGATCCAGAGACTCCAGACGTGGTGCGTTTATCTCGACACGACGCACCTGACTCCCGAGCGGCTCGAAGAGGAGTTCCCCACGATCTGGAACAGGTTGAGACAGATCGGTCTGGAAATGGAGAAGGACTGGATGCCTGTCACCCCGGGCCAGCACTATTCGTGCGGCGGGGTCAAAACCGACCTTTCGGGCCGGACGACCGTCCCCGGGCTCTGGGCTGCGGGCGAGGTCGCCCGAACCGGCGTCCACGGTGCCAACCGCCTGGCCAGTAACAGCCTTCTCGAAGCGATCGTGTTCGCGACGGCGGCCGCCTCTGACGTCCGTTCGGCACCGCCCGCCGGAACCGGACAACCCGTCGCCGCACCTTCCAGTGTGCCAGAAAGTGAAGCCGTCCGTATCCGGCACGGCGTCCAACGCACGATGACGGACTGTGCCGGAGTCTTCCGGACGGACGCCGGCCTTACGACCGCTGCGGAGCGGATCCGCTCCCTCCGAAACGATTACGACCGGCAACCGGAAGCGACGTTCTCCACGTACTCGCTCGAGACGCGGAACCTCTTGATCACGGCCCGACTGACGGTCGACTCCGCGATCGCGCGCAAAGAGAACGTCGGCCTCCACTACAATGCCGATCAGGCTAAGGCTGAGGAAAAAGCACCGTGTCGGTCAAATCCGGAAGCGGTTGCGCCCACTTCGGCGGTTTGA
- a CDS encoding cation transporter, with amino-acid sequence MDTALPTRTAQRAAVIAVTSATVIVAFKLVAAAISGSIAVLAEALQSTLDVAMSLSALWAIRIGSKPADEDHPFGHGKAEVLLSAFQMVMVVVTALVISWQAALRLHEPREVQPLWGMAAMGYSIAANAGMIVYLRRIARQTGSTALLGEASHLIGDSLACAGVLAGLAAYALTGWSPIDPLLAIGFTLLGAFFAVRQLRSLVHALMDGALPPHELELIATTLERHPESRGFHNVRTRSIGSRRDVNLHVLLDDDLSFVRAHEIAEHIESELGRALGSAVVTVHYEPYEAEMEHRRTVHGDGPARPPSGTIPS; translated from the coding sequence TTGGACACGGCCCTCCCGACCCGTACGGCCCAAAGGGCGGCCGTCATAGCGGTGACGTCCGCGACCGTGATCGTCGCCTTCAAGCTCGTGGCGGCAGCGATAAGCGGCAGTATCGCCGTCCTCGCCGAAGCGCTCCAATCGACGCTCGACGTCGCGATGTCCCTGAGCGCCCTTTGGGCGATCCGGATCGGCTCGAAGCCCGCCGACGAGGACCACCCGTTCGGCCACGGAAAAGCCGAAGTCCTACTCAGTGCCTTTCAAATGGTCATGGTCGTCGTGACCGCCCTCGTGATCTCCTGGCAAGCCGCCCTGCGGCTTCACGAGCCGCGCGAGGTCCAGCCACTTTGGGGCATGGCTGCGATGGGCTATTCGATCGCGGCCAACGCCGGCATGATCGTCTATCTGCGCCGCATCGCCCGCCAGACGGGGTCGACGGCCCTCCTGGGGGAGGCTTCGCACCTCATCGGTGACTCATTGGCCTGCGCGGGGGTGCTCGCCGGTTTAGCCGCCTATGCCCTGACGGGTTGGTCCCCGATCGACCCCTTGCTCGCGATCGGCTTTACGCTCCTCGGCGCCTTTTTCGCCGTCCGTCAACTCCGGTCCTTGGTTCACGCCCTCATGGACGGAGCTTTGCCTCCTCACGAACTGGAACTGATCGCCACGACTTTGGAGCGCCATCCGGAATCGCGAGGCTTCCACAACGTCCGGACACGGAGCATCGGTTCCCGCCGAGACGTCAACCTCCATGTCCTTCTCGACGACGATCTCAGCTTCGTCCGGGCCCACGAGATCGCCGAGCACATCGAAAGCGAACTCGGCAGGGCCCTCGGAAGCGCCGTCGTGACCGTCCATTACGAACCTTATGAGGCGGAGATGGAGCACAGGCGGACAGTCCACGGCGACGGACCCGCCCGCCCCCCGTCCGGTACCATCCCCTCGTGA
- a CDS encoding dephospho-CoA kinase — MDWGRRDTVCVGPVFRLGVTGGIAEGKSTVLSGLRGLGVRTASADEIVRNLWDDGSIPESLGPLFGGRKVSKKEVLDALSSDPRVRRAVNAATHGLVMARLAETGAEAVEVPLLVETCLMGLFRRVWVVTCGPDEQLRRLTERLGDGAAAARAVRAQLPTRAKVPFADAVVRTNGSPSSVLTAVERTARAHGLV, encoded by the coding sequence ATGGACTGGGGCCGACGCGACACCGTTTGCGTCGGCCCCGTTTTCCGTCTGGGGGTCACGGGCGGGATCGCGGAAGGGAAGTCGACCGTCCTCTCCGGCTTAAGAGGGCTCGGCGTCCGCACGGCGTCGGCCGACGAAATCGTAAGAAACTTGTGGGACGACGGCTCGATCCCCGAGTCGTTGGGGCCGTTGTTCGGCGGACGCAAAGTTTCTAAAAAAGAAGTTCTGGACGCACTGTCGTCCGATCCGCGGGTCCGGCGCGCCGTCAACGCGGCCACGCACGGGCTCGTGATGGCCCGGCTCGCCGAAACGGGGGCCGAAGCCGTCGAAGTCCCGCTGCTCGTCGAAACGTGCCTCATGGGGCTCTTCAGGAGGGTGTGGGTCGTCACGTGCGGTCCGGACGAGCAACTGCGCAGGCTGACCGAACGGCTGGGCGACGGGGCGGCCGCGGCCCGTGCCGTGAGGGCGCAACTGCCCACCCGTGCGAAAGTGCCGTTCGCCGATGCGGTCGTCCGAACCAACGGGAGCCCTTCTTCCGTCCTGACTGCTGTCGAGCGGACTGCACGCGCACACGGTCTGGTCTGA
- the recN gene encoding DNA repair protein RecN, translating into MLLELGVEDIAIIERASLSLGPGFTALTGETGAGKSLLSDSISLALGDRADSSLVRTGASKGNVSLLADLAGNAPALVRCAELGVDLEDGRLAVQRDVSQEGRSTVRLNGRLVSVSTLREVGTLLADIHGQHDHQALLAPERQIEFLDEWIGEEASQACAVVADSYLKAESLKRRLQALRAGQRDREQRLDLLAFQVEEIESVSPRPGESLELEASIERMRHAERLKQGTQAALGLLVTEEGSALDRTGQALKELEQLATLDPGAEDVAKPVRDALIYLQESGNGLSEYFDSLDIDPAGLERAVERMDAVKRLLRKYGDDESAVLDHCEAAKAELAELGDTSVSVDEVVRQLDEAESSLAEAAVRLTAVRRAKAVEFASLVTAEVRELAMEKAEFTVAIEPKAVDASGADLVTFLFTANPGEPLKPLIKVASGGEISRLMLAVKVAGAGRAGVPTLIFDEVDTGLSGKAAAVTAVKLSRLAEHYQVIVITHLPQIAAQADVQFHIEKRVEGGRTITNVHRLEGEGRVLEIARMLAGERVGESAVANAAELLARRT; encoded by the coding sequence ATGCTTCTGGAGCTCGGCGTCGAAGACATAGCGATCATCGAGAGGGCGTCCTTGTCGTTGGGCCCCGGCTTCACCGCCCTCACGGGAGAAACGGGCGCCGGCAAGTCGCTCTTGTCCGATTCGATCTCGTTGGCGCTCGGCGACAGGGCGGATTCGTCGCTCGTCCGGACGGGCGCGTCGAAAGGGAACGTCTCGCTCTTGGCCGATCTTGCGGGCAACGCGCCTGCCCTTGTCCGTTGTGCCGAACTCGGCGTCGACCTTGAAGACGGAAGGCTCGCAGTCCAGCGCGACGTGAGCCAAGAGGGCCGTTCCACCGTCCGGTTAAACGGTAGACTGGTGTCAGTCAGTACGCTTCGGGAAGTCGGGACGTTGTTGGCCGACATCCATGGCCAGCACGATCATCAAGCCCTGTTAGCCCCTGAAAGGCAGATCGAATTTCTGGACGAATGGATCGGTGAAGAAGCCTCTCAGGCCTGCGCCGTCGTGGCCGATTCGTACCTTAAGGCCGAATCCCTGAAGCGCCGCCTTCAAGCTTTGAGGGCCGGGCAGCGCGACCGTGAGCAGCGACTAGACCTCCTCGCGTTCCAAGTCGAAGAGATCGAAAGCGTCTCGCCGCGCCCGGGAGAGTCGCTGGAACTGGAAGCGTCGATCGAACGGATGAGGCATGCGGAACGGCTCAAGCAGGGCACTCAAGCCGCCCTTGGTCTGCTCGTGACGGAAGAAGGTTCTGCACTCGACAGGACGGGTCAGGCCTTGAAGGAGTTGGAACAGCTCGCCACGCTTGATCCTGGGGCCGAGGACGTGGCCAAACCGGTCCGCGACGCATTGATCTACCTGCAAGAATCGGGCAACGGGCTCTCCGAGTACTTCGACTCCCTTGACATCGATCCGGCCGGGCTCGAGCGGGCGGTCGAGAGGATGGACGCCGTCAAAAGGCTCTTACGGAAGTACGGGGACGACGAATCCGCAGTGCTGGACCATTGCGAAGCGGCGAAGGCGGAACTTGCCGAACTGGGCGACACGTCGGTCAGCGTCGACGAGGTCGTAAGACAGCTCGATGAGGCGGAATCGTCATTGGCCGAAGCAGCGGTCCGGCTAACGGCCGTTCGCAGGGCGAAAGCGGTCGAGTTCGCCTCTCTCGTGACGGCCGAAGTCCGTGAATTGGCCATGGAGAAGGCAGAGTTCACGGTCGCGATCGAGCCCAAAGCGGTCGACGCCTCGGGTGCAGACCTGGTGACGTTCCTGTTCACCGCGAACCCGGGCGAACCGCTCAAGCCCTTGATCAAAGTCGCGAGCGGGGGCGAGATTTCACGCCTCATGCTGGCGGTCAAAGTCGCAGGGGCGGGTCGGGCGGGTGTCCCCACTCTGATATTCGACGAGGTCGATACCGGCCTGAGCGGCAAAGCGGCCGCCGTCACGGCCGTCAAGCTGTCCCGGCTCGCAGAGCACTACCAAGTCATCGTCATCACTCACCTGCCGCAGATCGCGGCGCAGGCCGACGTCCAGTTCCACATCGAGAAGCGGGTCGAGGGCGGCCGAACGATCACGAACGTCCATCGTCTCGAAGGCGAAGGACGAGTCCTTGAGATCGCGAGGATGCTTGCGGGCGAACGCGTCGGAGAGTCGGCAGTGGCCAATGCGGCCGAACTCCTGGCTCGGCGCACCTGA